The DNA window aTAAAGAATTGTCACgtggcaatttacttaacacttaacagTCAGGCAAAAGTTCTagaattataacttaagtattattaccgctaaaaattaaacttaagtatttatttacaacttggagttaaacttaagtatttatgccacaaattTAAAGTAGTGCTTCCTCAATAATCATTGGCATTCAACCTTTCAACAAGCAACacttaatagattttttttttcaactatgATCATCATGCCCTCGCTGTTAGTGCTCCCGTTGCTACATGTTCAACAAAGAACTACTCGAAGATTTCAGTTAAAATTTGTAAAACTATGGCTGAAAGATTCTAAAAGTATGCACATTATTACACAAAGCCGACAACCGTATTTTTCTGATTACCCTATACAAAATTGGCTCTTGTGCTCTTGAGTTACAACAGTGACGCTCCCATAAATATGGCAGCTTCAAGCGAAAAATAATAATGCTCAACAACAAGTGACAATGTTGTTAAACTCTAATGATGAATCTCCACAACGCTTTTAACAACTTCAATCTTCGAAAGCTGTTCTCAAGGAGCTATTGGAACAAGAAGAAACTTATTGGCATTAAAGGTCTCAAGTTGAGTGGCTGAAAAagaagttattttttattttgcaatTACTTTTGAGCGTTTATACACATTCTCAAGTAGGGATAGTTAAAAACATCaatcaatttaatttgattttcttgcaaattATGTAGTTTTTAGTTGTTGCGTTAAAGTTTAACTTACAAATTACAATTCCTATGAAAACCATACTCTTtacttattataatattatttatttgactatATCTATTTGCACACGCGAATTTTCACAATAATCTATTTGTTACTAATCATTGATgtgcaaaaaatttaaaatagaataaaattgattaaaccACGAGACGACTTAGTGAGGTGTTATAATTAGGACTGAACATTATGCAGATTGATCAAGTTCGCGTGTTTCGAATTCAAAAAATTGTATTCGGACCCGACCCGTGAAATGGTTTTAGGTTTGCGGGTCCGTGGGCTTGGGTTGACTGGATTGGTCGGGTCAACTTGGTCaactttttgttttttcaatcACCGAAAttctttaaagaaaaaaaaaaatattttttcaatccaAAGTAGAAACTTAAATCCAATAATCCTAAACCAACAAATAATTCATCAAACTGATGCTCATTGTTTATGAAAATCATGAATGGTGAACatgataataaaaactaaaagtgtCAAAATAAATTACGACTAAAAATTCAAAGTCCATACTGTATAGTCTATTCATACATTTCGTACTAATTATTGTCCACCATAACCCATCCATACATTCCGTACTAGTTATTGTTCACCATAATCCAACTTTACATATGATAATAATATATCCAATATTATCCATATCCATATGATATAAGGCATaagtatttataaaattataattatacacTAGTATAGTATACACATACATAACCTTAAATTTTTCATCTCTAATCTAAtagataaaatatataaaaaaatcatacttatattttaatttttactttcatTATTATACattacatatacatataatttttactaaaatcttatacacaaaataataagtagtcgaATGGGTTCACAACAAAAATTAGACCCAAACCCACCCGAAAGAATTGACCGGCTTAGACCCGACCCGCCATTAGGGAACGGGTTTTCTCAATTGACCGGTTGGTCGAATCGGTCTGCGCAGGTTGGCCGGGTACTAGTCAATCCCAGCCAAAATGTTTAGTCCTAGTGATAACTGTGCTCAAAAACCAAATTCAAGtgaaattcatataatttaaaccATTAGAAGATAAGAATATGTACTAACACACCATTCAATCAAGTTGTAACATTGTATTTCATTCTTCTGGACATCGCACTAAGCGTCCAAATAGTTAACATAAGAACTTTGACTTTTGGGAGAAATAAAGCTTTGAGAAATTCGACAGATTCTTAGAGAAACAAGTTACAGTGAATTCTAACAAATATAAccacaaatatatatagatttgcaTAAGAGCTTAGTAGCGATACTTGGTAGAGTAATCCTTGGGAGCAATCACAAGACCCCGTCCTTTCCTAGCTCCGCGGTACACAGTCTCGACAATGTCAATGAACTCTTGCTTGTCCTTAAGGGCCCAGTTGATCTTATTATTGTTTCCAGTTCCGAGATCGATCATAATATGCTTGTTCCTGAAGAAAAACATGACCGTAGACGGGTCATACAACTCGTACATGGTGTTGAAATCTGGAACCTCAGTAATGTCCACAAGGTATATCACAGCAAAGTTTTTTATTGTCTCAGCAACTGATGCCAAAACTTCATCCATCTGTTCAGCAACAAAACAATACattcaaaaactaaataaagAAATACGTCCACAAACAAATTGTACATTGCAAAAAGACTCCATGAAAGAAGCTACAACTGATATCCACATGAAATTATGAGAATTAAATCCCAATACACATATCATATAGACATATACCAATCATATCAAATATGAGACCCACAATAGAAACATAGCAGAGTTTTTAAAACAATTAGTAATTTGAGAAAATTATGTGAGCAAAGTGAAGAACCAACAACATATAAAATTACACATTACTTTCAACCTAAGTTCtcatctcttctcttctctctgCTGTACACATTTGAACTTCGACATGATGGATGTAAATgccaaagaaaaggaaaaaaaaagaaaacccaATAAAACAGAACATACAATAAGAACACTAAAAGAAAGACTGTTGATTCTGGTGTATAGTGGAGAAGTATTATAAATAGACCAAGAACTCTAACTGTTGATTCTGGTATATTGTGGATTGGTATTATAAAGAGACCAAAAACCCTCAGCAAGTTGTGCAAAAATAACAACGCAAGCAGTttcaaaattaagaaatttctaCAAAGAATGGGAAAAACCCTTTACTAGGATCTGGATGAAACAACTATCTGAATTAACAATCTCATTAAGCTAAAGGAATACAAAAGTTCAGAATTCAgtaaaacagaaattaaaatcCCCCCCAAAAAAGACAATCAGTAgatcaagaaaaataaaataaagagaatTGGAATTTAGGATTGGGGAATTAGGATAAATTCATAATACCTGCATACAGGTCTCATCCCAGTCGTGGCCAAATCGGATGATGACAAGGCGCTCTTCCTCAGCGAGGATGGACTGATCAACAGCCCATCCAGAGTGCAAATGTGGAAGCAAGTACGACATCTCTCTCTACAAAATTTATTAGCAGAAATTAAATGATTTAATTATATAAGTTATACATAAATTAAATCAAATTGCAATCTTGTGTTCTGATCTAAACTAATTGCTTATTAAAAAATAGCTTATGTATATGTTACAAAACTAATATTAAGTGGTGGATCAGTGATCTGGTGTGACCTCTTTGGTAACAAGCCCTAACTTTCACTCTCCCTTCCTTTCTgcatttttccttaaaaaaaataatactaacttTGATCGTATGATTACAAATCAATTTAATGCAAACCTGAAAGTCTTTCATACAGATAATGATTATTCTTCATACAAGTTCTTGTCCCAGCACACCCTAACATAACGGGATTGCCAAATGAAAAAATAGACTCTATTGGAAATTGCTAGAACACTCATGTTTACTGCTCCCATGCCAAAATTATTTTTGGGAGAAGCCATTCTCACCACTGTATACCTCATAAATCATATGCCTTCTCGAGTGTTAAAACTCATCCTCATACACATCTTATTTCTAATATTCCCTATAAGACATTTGGTTGTGCATCTTATTTATGTGCATGTTTTAGGTCCAAATGGCTCAAAATTTGACCCGCGTGCTCTTAAGTGTGTTTTTTTGGGCTACTCTTCTACCAAAAAAGGGTATAAATGCTATCACCCCCATTGAAGAGCAATTTTTTTATCCCACCACTTCACTTCAGGGACGAAAAGTGAGTGAAGTTTCAGGTTGGGATACACTTGTCTGCCTAAGGCTATTCCTGATTTTGATATTCATCACTCGTTTCATCAATCCTCTCAGCAGCCACTATCTAAGCCTATAACTAAATCAAACAGTTTATATGCACAAAACAAATACATAAATACAATAACTAAACATAACCCTAAACCCAAATAATAAGTTCATACGCCCAAAGAAAATATCTTCTTCTTCGATTCCCTTTCATATACATATTATACATGTCATCATCATGTTCTAAATGTATACTATGTTTTgtgatagaaaaattaatatatagggGCTCCTGAAAGACCACATGGATGGGCATTTTTTTTCAACCTCACATTACTCTTCActatcataaaattttattgttttttttggaatgaaaatataattcagtgaaaatgaaagaaaaggCATTAAGGCTACAAGCTTCAAAAGCCACACAACATAAATATTAACAGCAACGAACCAAGGCACAATAGCTTCTAGACAAGCTTTCTCTTGCTAGACCATGGTAAATCTAAATTGTTCCAACTTCTAAAAATTAGAGAAATTAttcaaattcaacaaactcaGAGCAAACTCAAACCTATCTAATAAACTTACTTAGATCAACAAActcagaaataaaaaaatagtgaaaatataAATGGGAGAGTAAATATAGACCTAGAAGAAATATGTACCTTGTGGTTGTGTTAATAGTAAATCAATGAATGTAGAGCACCAACTGGTAGTAGATCAGCAAGTGGGTATCGAATCGAAGAAGAAGACGAAggaaatcgaagaagaagaagaatggtaGAGCCGTAGAAGTGGTCTGGTTTTTTCGTCgaggagaaagagagagaaaaagaaatcgTGGTGTTTTTAATGGGAGATTACCATATAGCATTCTTTAATTTACATTTTGGTTTATTGCTCTGTATTTGAATTTTAGTtgcaatttaaattattttttatatgaatTGTTATGtagatttttataaaaatatgatgaaattattataaaaggtaaaaaataaaaaaaaataaaaacttatttttaatatccaattcaaaaacttaaaaattaaaattagtagGAATTAGGGTTGGTAAAATGGGTCAGACACGATAACACAACTTTAAACTTGCACGAAGGTTAGTGGGTTTGGGTTTGTCTTAAATGGGTGCAGGTTGTGTTCGAGTTGACTCGTCTAACTCGTTTATTGTGTTCGGATTGACACAGCTAATACAAAATTGATCCGTTAATAACCTATTTAAAGTTATTTGGTACTTTAACATGTCATAAATAGATTATAAACgtgttgaatattttatagACGTGCTATTAGTTGACATGTTTAaaccaaatatatttataaacggGTTATACGGGTCGTGTCGTGTCAACCCGTTTATAAACGGGTTGTGTTTGGGTTTCATTTTTTTACACGATTATTAAATGGGTCGTGTTTGGGTTGAGCATATACTTGTTATATATGAGTCTCGACACGACACGAACACGACCTGTGAACACGAATTGTCACCCTTAGCAGGaccacaataataataatactaatactactactactaataataataataatagaaataagtTTGGGAATACCTCTTTTTGTatctattaatcaaaaatacctttatattatatttcattaaatatatcCACTTTTATTAGTGACTTGCCTAATATACTCTCACCCTCAACTTAAGTCTAgcacataattaataaaaaccaattttttttaatacctaAACAATTAATATAATctaaactaaatattttttataacctaacaacaaataataaattttttattatataacaacaaataatctaatttaaatatttttcaaaatccctaaatcaaaaactaaataattaaaacaaacatTGTAATGGACAATTTGATTCCATTACAACAAACTAAACATGTCGTAAGTGTATGAAGAAAAGAGCTAGAGGAAGATAATTTTAAGGAAAGATACAATTTTAGACGATTGTCTTGTCTATATTGACATGGTTTATACTGTTTGATTGGTTTTGATCGTTTGACATAGAGTTTTGGTGTGTTTGTGGTTTGTACGTTATGGCTTCGTCAAGCAGAGATGCAGAGGAGTTGGAGGTTCGATGGGATGATTTGCAGATCGATGAGGAAGAAGGAGGAGTCTTATTTGATAATCCTTCTGAGTTGGAGGATGAGGTTGATGCAAGATGGTGTCTGGTGGGGAGATTGCTCACGGATCGTGTGTCCGATTTTGATACAGTCCGAAATGTCATGGCTTCACTCTGGCGTCCAGTAAAAGGCATGTTTGTTAAAGAATTAGAGTTTAAtcgttttctttttcaattcttTCATGAACTGGATATTAATAGGGTGCTTGAAGGTTCACCATGGACGTTTAACAAAATACCTTTGATTATTCAAAGATTGAAATTAGGAGAAAATCCTAGGTTGGTACCCCTAAACACAATGGAGATTTGGGTACAAGTTTATGATCTTAGAGTGGGTTTTCAGTCAGAGCGAGTGCTTAGGGCATGTGGCGCTTACATTGGACAGTTTGTTTCATCTTGTCCTAAGAATTATTCTGGCATTTGGAGGGAGTACTTGAGAGTCCGggtattgatcaatattgacAAACCACTGAAGAGAAGAATGAAAATTTACTACACCAAGGAAGACTATTTCTGGGCAAATTTCAAATATGAGAGGGTGCCCACTTTTTGTTTCATCTGTGGTATACTCGGGCATGGTGAAAGATTTTGTCCCCGTGTTTTTGATGGACCATTAGAGAAGGTGGTTAAGCCATATGGCTTATTCATGAAAGCCCCAGATCGGCGCTCTCAAAAACAGATTGGTGCAAGGTGGCTTCGTGACAACATGGCAAGACCTCTACAACCTGATGCCGCCGTTCCTAGGAGCAGTGGTCCTCCGGCGTCAGCTACCAGTTCCAGGAGAGAGGCAGATCCGAGAAACCGGGGTGACAGAGAGGACATGGAGGTTAATGAGGATGTTGAGGGAGAGATCGTCGGAGAGAATCATGAGATTATGGGCGGGGTTCAAGGAGGAAGATTTGAAGTCGTGAATGGAGGGATATCAATCAATGGGGAAGCGGGAAAGGAAAGTTCTTTTGAAAATGGAGGTTTTGTTTTCACGGATCcaaaaagaagaagagttgAGGATAATGGTGAGTTCGGCCAGGTTACTGTTCAAGACTTAGGGCCGGCCCAACAGTTGGTGGATAATGGGAATGGTGAAGAGGGCATGACAAAGGCCCATGTGGCTGAAAGTGAAATGGgctttattgaaaaaattaatgaGGGGGGAATGGCAGATTAATTCGGCCCAGGGGAAGCTAGTgtggaaattggtatttttcaaaaaaacgaGTTAAAGGCGGGTACCAAAAATTGGGCCCGCCAAGGATTATGAGTTTTTTAAGTTGGAATTGCCGGGGGCTTGGGAACCCCCGGGTAGTTCAATTCTTGAAGGAAATTGTGTTCCAAAAGAGACCCAATGTGATTTTTTTGTGTGAAACTATTAGTAAACAAGAAAAGATTGAGTTTGTGAAAAGAAGTTTGGGGTATGAAGCTTATTTTGTTGTTGAAGCCGTCGGTCATAGTGGGGGTTTGGCAATGTTATGGAAGGTCCAACATGAAGGTAGACTACTCAGCTATAGCACTAATCATATAGATATGGTCTTTAATTTGGATGGACATCCAGAATTTCGCCTTACCGGTTTCTATGGAGAACCATAAAGAAGCTTAAGACCGAACACTTGGAGAAGAATTCGACAACTTTCCAGGGAGTCTACGTTGCCTTGGTGTCTCATGGGGGATCTTAATAATGTCTTGTCTCAAGGTGATAAACGTGGGGGACGTCCTTATCCAGGGTGGCTTGTGGATGGGTTTCAAGAAGTTGTTGATGAGTGTGAGTTGCTGGATATGGAGTTAATTGGCCATCCTTTTACTTGGGAGAAGGGGAAAGGTACGCCAAATTGGATTGAAGTTAGACTTGATCGTGCTCTTATTTCTAATGTTTGGAATTCTCTTTTTCCGGATGCAAAGCTTTTTAATATGGAGATCTCCGCTTCAGATCACTCTCCACTTTGGCTTGATCTTGCATTTCAAAAACCGGTGTTGTTTCTTAAAAGGTTTCGGTTTGAGAATGCTTGGAGTAGGGAGCCTATGTGTAGACAGATTGTTAGTGACAATTGGGAAATGTATAATGAAGATCCTCTGCACCAGAAAATCAAGTGTTGTAGCACTTCCCTTGCTGAATGGGGGAAAGATATAACATGCAACTTCAAGGATCGTATTACTCGATGTAATAAGCAGCTGAAAAAATTGAAGGGGCGCAGAGATGATACTTCGGTTCAGAAATATAAGGAAACACATGCACAACTTTTTGAGATTCTGACACAGAAGGAGGTCTTTTGGAGGCAACGATCAAAGCAACTTTGGCTGCAAGCAGGAGATCAGAATACGAAATATTTCCATGCCTGTGCAAATACAAGGAAGAAAAACAACCAGATTGCTTCTCTCAAGAATGACAATGGTGTGTGGGTTGATTGGGATAGTGGCTTGGTTACAGTGATGGTTGACTATTATAAAGAGCTTTTTTCTGCTTCTGATACAAACTGGGACCGAGTAACTGATTGTGTTCCAGGAAGAGTTAACGCTGATATGAATCATCAACTTGTGACTCCGGTTGATAGTGAGGAAGTAAAAAGAGCTTTGTTCCAAATGCATCCAGATAAATCCCCAGGACCTGATGGCTTTAATCCGGGGTTTTATCAGAAGTTCTGGGACATAGTCGGTTCAGATGTGGTGAAGCTGGTGCAAAACTTTGTAATGATTGGTGAGTTTCCGAACAACCTATATGATACCCATATTGTCCTTATTCCTAAAAAATCTAAGCCTGAATCTATGAGTGATCTTCGTCCTATTGCTCTCTGTAATGTGATCTACAAAGTAGTCTCGAAGGTACTAGCCAACCGTTTGAAAAGGTGTTCTTCATCAGGTTATTTCTGAATCTCAAAGTGCTTTCATTCCGGGGCGACTTATTACTGATAATATCTTAATTTCCTTTGAGATTATGCATTATTTGAAACGAAAGAGCTCGGGAAAGGAGGGAGTTATGGCTATCAAACTTGACATGATTAAGGCGTATGATAGGGTTGAATGGGGTTTTCTTCAGGCAATTATGGAGAAGATGGGGTTTAGTGAGGAATGGATTCAGTTGATTATGTGCTGTGTAAGCTCGGTCTCCTACAATATCCTTTCAGGTGGAAAGGAATTGGGTCCTATTGTGCCTAAGCGAGGTCTAAGACAAGGTGACCCTCTATCACCTTATCTTTTTCTTCTGTGTGCGGAGGGTCTTTCGGCTCTTATCTCAGATTTTGAGAGGCGAGGAAAGCTTAGGGGTTGTAAAGTTGCTCGTGGAGCTCCTGTTATTACCCACATGTTTTTTGCTGATGATAGTTATTTATACTGCCGTGCTACGGAGGAGGAGGCAAATAATGTGATGGAGCTTCTTCAGTGTTTTCATGTTGGCCTCTGGACAACAGGTAAATCTGAATAAGTCCTCTATTTTCTTCAGTGCCAATACTGGGATGGATGTTCGTGCAAGAATCTGCTCTATTCTGAGGGTTCAAGAGGCAGGAGATACAAGTACTTATCTGGGTCTTCCTATCATCTTGGGAAGAAATAAAAATGCTCTTCTGGGTTTCTTGAAAGATAAGATGAGGAAAAAGATTCAGAGTTGGGAAGGCAAATTTTTGTCTGTAACgtccccacttcaagcctccattgggcccttacacccacggaatgaatggctcttatacacgagtacgtcactctggctgcttcgtggactgatgactggccctacagaccaacacgagtgtttccagcgtgctttgtcctcactcgcacgcttcctgagaaaacttcccaggaggtcacccatcctgaaattgctcccaagtcaagcacgcttaactgtggagttctttcgtgatgggctaccgaaaaacaagatgcaccttgttgatataggtagtaccaattaatccatttaagccttcttcaactgtgtagtcccatacctacatagtctcagaatcatcccacttgatcttccccaggcggtgtgggattgcacaacttacccggtatttccccttacggatcacgggactactgactgtcacattgtCTAAGGCAGGTAAAGAGCTCATGCTGAAAACTGTTGCTCAATCTTTGCCTAGTTATGCCATGAATGTTTTTTTGCTTCCTCTGAAGACTGTTAATGAAATGGAGCAGTTAATGTGCAAGTATTGGTGGAAATCTTCTTCACAGAACAATAAAGGGATTCATTGGAAGAGTTGGGATAAGTTGAAGATTCATAAGTCAAAAGGAGGGATGGGATTTAGAGATCTTCATGATTTTAATCTCTCCTTATTGAGTAAGCAAGGGTGGCGTCTGCTGTGTAAGCCTCATACTCTTGTTGGTCGTCTGTTTCAAGCTCGATATTTT is part of the Cannabis sativa cultivar Pink pepper isolate KNU-18-1 chromosome 5, ASM2916894v1, whole genome shotgun sequence genome and encodes:
- the LOC115717163 gene encoding thioredoxin-like protein YLS8, which encodes MSYLLPHLHSGWAVDQSILAEEERLVIIRFGHDWDETCMQMDEVLASVAETIKNFAVIYLVDITEVPDFNTMYELYDPSTVMFFFRNKHIMIDLGTGNNNKINWALKDKQEFIDIVETVYRGARKGRGLVIAPKDYSTKYRY